The Vidua macroura isolate BioBank_ID:100142 chromosome 11, ASM2450914v1, whole genome shotgun sequence genome includes a region encoding these proteins:
- the CSNK2A2 gene encoding casein kinase II subunit alpha' has protein sequence MPGPAAGSRARVYAEVNSLRSREYWDYESHVPSWGNQDDYQLVRKLGRGKYSEVFEAINITNNERVVVKILKPVKKKKIKREVKILENLRGGTNIINLIDTVKDPVSKTPALVFEYINNTDFKQLYQILTDFDIRFYMYELLKALDYCHSMGIMHRDVKPHNVMIDHQQKKLRLIDWGLAEFYHPAQEYNVRVASRYFKGPELLVDYQMYDYSLDMWSLGCMLASMIFRKEPFFHGQDNYDQLVRIAKVLGTDELYGYLKKYHIELDPHFNDILGQHSRKRWENFIHSENRHLVSPEVLDLLDKLLRYDHQQRLTAKEAMDHPYFYPVVKEQSQPSSENNAVLSSGMTTAR, from the exons atgcccggcccggccgccggcAGCCGGGCGCGGGTGTACGCGGAGGTGAACAGCCTGAGGAGCCGCGAGTACTGGGACTACGAGTCGCACGTCCCGAGCTGGGG CAACCAGGACGACTACCAGCTGGTTCGAAAGCTCGGCCGAGGCAAGTACAGCGAGGTCTTTGAGGCCATCAACATCACCAACAACGAGAGGGTCGTCGTGAAGATCCTCAAG ccagtgaagaaaaagaagataaaacgTGAGGTTAAGATTCTGGAGAATCTCCGTGGTGGCACCAACATCATTAATCTGATTGACACTGTCAAGGATCCAGTG TCAAAGACCCCTGCTCTGGTGTTTGAGTACATCAATAACACAGATTTTAAG CAACTGTACCAGATCCTGACAGACTTTGATATTCGGTTTTATATGTATGAGCTGCTTAAG GCCCTGGATTACTGTCACAGCATGGGAATCATGCACAGGGATGTCAAACCCCACAACGTCATGATAGACCACCAACAGAAAAAG CTGCGGCTCATAGACTGGGGTCTGGCCGAATTCTACCATCCAGCTCAGGAATACAATGTCCGTGTGGCCTCTAGGTACTTCAAAGGACCAGAGCTCCTTGTGGACTACCAA aTGTATGACTACAGCTTAGACATGTGGAGTTTAGGCTGTATGCTGGCAAGCATGATCTTCCGAAAGGAGCCCTTCTTCCACGGCCAGGACAATTATGACCAA CTGGTTCGCATCGCAAAGGTCCTGGGCACAGATGAGCTGTATGGGTATCTCAAGAAGTACCACATAGAACTGGACCCACACTTCAACGACATCCTGGGCCA GCATTCCCGGAAGCGCTGGGAGAACTTCATCCACAGTGAGAACAGACACCTGGTCAGTCCTGAAGTCCTTGACCTCCTGGACAAGCTGCTGCGATATGACCATCAACAGAGGCTGACTGCCAAGGAGGCCATGGATCACCCCTATTTCT ATCCAGTGGTGAAGGAGcagtcccagcccagctcagaaAATAATGCTGTGCTCTCCAGTGGCATGACAACAGCACGATGA